From the Desulforegula conservatrix Mb1Pa genome, one window contains:
- a CDS encoding ABC transporter substrate-binding protein produces MMPKQDNNNKYLIRFFIYFTFMLIPPIAVQPSFSAETDPIKKWAKFFSPSSMTEAERIKELEWFRQAAEPLRGKSIRSVAEDIKTHFWERDILTKAFEEITGIHVEHVIIGEGDLVSAITEQLMAGRLIYDAYVNDADLIGTHLRLGRTLNLTEYMNGEGKSYTNPDLDLKDFLNIEFGQDYDGNQLQIPDQQFANLYWFRYDWFTDPETKAAFKAKYGYELGVPVNWKAYEDIAEFFTGRTMKNPDGSVVKAYGHLDYGLPSPSLGWRFTDAWLSIAGVGDKGLPNGSPVDEWGIRVENRIPVGSMVERGGDLNGPAAVYALTKYLDWLKKYAPPEAMKWDWVTHGPKAAEGNIAQHIFAYITWLSDDKFHKPGSPVVGRDGKPVWRVAPTPHGKYWEEGMKVGYQDAGSWTIPWNVRDKRRAMAWLWSQFCISKTVALKKFLVGGTPIRKSTVNDPYLTARSADYGGIIEFYRSPEEKKWTDTGLNVPHYPALSGLWWDNVAKAITGELTPQQAMDALASQQDEVMDKLKLAKYSPKLNPIQSKDYWFGQPGAPKAEIKNDPKPITIDYDTLIKEWKK; encoded by the coding sequence ATGATGCCCAAGCAGGACAATAATAATAAATATCTGATTCGATTCTTCATTTATTTTACGTTCATGCTGATTCCACCCATTGCAGTCCAACCGTCTTTCTCGGCAGAGACAGACCCGATAAAAAAATGGGCTAAATTTTTCTCTCCTTCATCAATGACTGAGGCAGAAAGAATAAAAGAACTCGAATGGTTCAGACAAGCTGCGGAGCCTTTGAGAGGCAAAAGTATTCGCTCAGTTGCAGAGGATATTAAAACCCATTTCTGGGAAAGGGATATTCTTACAAAGGCTTTTGAAGAAATAACAGGGATTCACGTAGAGCACGTCATAATTGGTGAAGGTGATCTTGTCAGTGCCATAACTGAACAACTCATGGCAGGCAGGCTCATTTATGACGCTTATGTAAATGATGCCGATCTTATTGGCACCCACCTGCGTCTTGGGCGGACACTCAATCTTACAGAATATATGAATGGTGAAGGCAAATCCTATACAAATCCTGATCTTGATCTTAAAGATTTCCTGAACATCGAATTTGGCCAGGATTATGACGGAAATCAACTTCAGATTCCGGATCAGCAGTTCGCTAATCTCTATTGGTTCAGATACGACTGGTTCACTGATCCTGAAACCAAGGCCGCATTTAAAGCAAAATACGGATATGAATTAGGGGTTCCTGTAAACTGGAAGGCTTATGAGGACATAGCCGAATTTTTCACTGGCAGAACCATGAAAAACCCAGATGGTTCTGTAGTAAAGGCATACGGCCACCTTGATTACGGACTTCCGTCACCTTCCCTGGGCTGGAGATTCACAGACGCATGGCTGTCAATTGCCGGAGTTGGAGACAAAGGACTTCCAAATGGATCTCCGGTCGATGAATGGGGAATAAGAGTAGAAAACAGAATACCCGTAGGTTCAATGGTTGAAAGAGGCGGTGACCTGAATGGCCCTGCCGCAGTCTATGCCCTGACCAAATATCTGGATTGGCTTAAAAAATATGCGCCGCCAGAAGCCATGAAATGGGACTGGGTGACACACGGCCCTAAAGCCGCAGAAGGGAATATTGCCCAGCATATATTTGCTTATATAACCTGGCTTTCTGACGATAAATTTCACAAACCAGGAAGTCCGGTCGTAGGCAGAGATGGTAAGCCTGTCTGGAGAGTGGCGCCGACTCCACATGGCAAATACTGGGAAGAAGGCATGAAGGTCGGGTATCAGGATGCCGGAAGCTGGACTATACCGTGGAACGTTAGGGACAAAAGAAGGGCAATGGCATGGCTGTGGTCGCAGTTCTGCATATCAAAAACAGTGGCGCTTAAAAAATTCCTGGTCGGAGGTACTCCGATTAGAAAATCAACTGTCAACGATCCTTATCTCACAGCGCGGTCAGCAGACTACGGAGGAATAATAGAATTCTACAGATCTCCTGAAGAAAAAAAATGGACTGACACAGGTCTGAATGTTCCACATTATCCGGCGCTTTCAGGACTCTGGTGGGACAATGTTGCCAAAGCCATAACAGGAGAACTTACTCCGCAACAGGCAATGGATGCTCTTGCATCACAGCAGGACGAGGTAATGGATAAACTGAAACTTGCAAAATATTCTCCAAAACTCAATCCAATACAATCCAAGGATTACTGGTTTGGCCAACCTGGAGCTCCAAAAGCGGAAATTAAAAATGACCCGAAACCAATCACCATAGATTATGACACTCTGATTAAAGAATGGAAAAAATAG
- a CDS encoding YhcH/YjgK/YiaL family protein, whose translation MILDKIVNFQNYAGIHRHFNAVINFMKITDIRNLSTGRHEISNGIFLISNIYKTIPESETFMECHRKYIDIQIMVKGSEMMGICNRDLCRQSEYNDAEDYLKLEGEPDFITVREGFFTIFFPQDGHMPQLMVNEKPEEVKKIVVKMPV comes from the coding sequence ATGATTCTTGATAAAATAGTAAACTTTCAGAATTATGCCGGCATCCATCGCCATTTCAATGCGGTTATAAATTTTATGAAAATAACTGACATCCGTAATCTTTCAACAGGAAGACATGAAATCTCAAACGGAATATTTCTTATTTCAAATATTTACAAAACAATACCTGAATCGGAAACCTTCATGGAATGCCACAGAAAATACATAGATATTCAGATAATGGTAAAAGGCTCGGAAATGATGGGAATCTGTAACAGGGATCTTTGCAGACAGTCTGAATATAATGATGCAGAAGATTATCTGAAACTTGAGGGGGAACCTGATTTCATCACTGTAAGAGAAGGATTCTTCACTATTTTCTTCCCCCAGGACGGCCATATGCCACAGCTCATGGTGAACGAAAAGCCAGAAGAGGTAAAAAAAATAGTTGTCAAAATGCCGGTGTGA
- a CDS encoding HEAT repeat domain-containing protein, whose product MKTEQNTFLKSLGTFLIGLCLIFASLVPCHIFFTCFMHDFNKTLSIMAECAFRSGFVILPGPATSPSPSSWDTASGSAVFFTLTIGALSYSAGDFCSVFFCGWFRSLKTRFSASACFILGISCLLYFTGMPFVFPVCFLITGVLAVFLRLFYFKGHEFRKRMEVILICFAAIALFLFSIQGSGKGIGFFTGVRDRVLFGTAAGERIIDFYYKHNLYGAEVIKKPESRIVRAVSAGETDQATVFDDIKSAFERKGFAFVKGNGCRAFYEVSLKNGVVGISSGKKIVYSAGIDKLKSDPTGFFKNFYLKSDNAEYLRFMVFISFCFGIPFIFLGQLADSFIQFPGTFSKKKTLIIMLILISMSASFVYIQSREKKYPDHNELNKMLKSGDNEQRIYAMGLILKMKMDPDGFAMPDVFPGKGAPRERILYLYLASRIGGNDKFETISPFVEDPYPYVSCQAIRFLSQLGDSRSAPVFEKILRTHSNIYVQLTAMEALKSWKNRKNQ is encoded by the coding sequence TTGAAAACAGAACAAAACACATTTTTAAAAAGTTTGGGAACATTTTTAATCGGTCTCTGCCTTATATTTGCTTCCCTTGTTCCCTGTCACATTTTTTTTACCTGCTTCATGCATGATTTTAACAAGACTCTTTCCATAATGGCTGAATGTGCTTTCAGATCTGGTTTTGTCATTCTTCCAGGCCCTGCGACGTCTCCTTCACCTTCTTCATGGGATACTGCTTCAGGCTCGGCTGTCTTTTTTACCCTTACAATAGGTGCGCTTTCATATTCAGCGGGTGATTTTTGTTCAGTTTTTTTTTGTGGTTGGTTCAGGTCTTTAAAAACAAGATTCTCAGCTTCAGCATGCTTTATCCTCGGGATCTCATGCTTACTTTATTTCACAGGCATGCCATTTGTTTTTCCAGTGTGTTTTCTGATTACAGGTGTTCTGGCAGTTTTTCTCAGGTTGTTTTATTTTAAAGGACACGAATTCAGAAAGCGTATGGAAGTAATTTTAATCTGTTTTGCTGCCATTGCCCTTTTTCTATTTTCCATTCAAGGTTCAGGTAAGGGCATAGGTTTTTTTACCGGGGTAAGGGACAGGGTTCTTTTCGGAACTGCGGCAGGTGAAAGAATTATTGATTTTTATTATAAACATAATCTTTATGGCGCAGAGGTCATAAAAAAGCCTGAATCAAGAATAGTAAGGGCTGTTAGCGCTGGCGAGACTGATCAGGCCACAGTGTTTGATGATATTAAATCAGCTTTTGAAAGAAAGGGATTCGCATTTGTAAAAGGTAACGGATGCAGAGCTTTTTATGAGGTTTCTCTAAAAAATGGCGTGGTTGGAATATCATCGGGCAAAAAAATAGTTTATTCTGCCGGTATTGATAAACTGAAGTCTGACCCTACCGGTTTTTTTAAAAATTTTTATTTGAAATCAGACAATGCCGAATATCTTCGATTTATGGTTTTTATCTCTTTCTGTTTTGGTATTCCTTTTATTTTTTTGGGGCAGCTTGCAGATTCTTTTATACAATTCCCCGGCACTTTCAGTAAAAAAAAGACTTTGATTATTATGTTAATCCTGATTTCCATGTCTGCGTCTTTTGTTTATATACAGTCCCGTGAAAAAAAATATCCTGATCATAACGAATTGAATAAAATGCTCAAATCAGGTGACAATGAGCAAAGAATTTACGCCATGGGTTTAATTCTTAAAATGAAAATGGATCCTGATGGTTTCGCTATGCCGGATGTTTTTCCTGGCAAAGGAGCGCCAAGGGAAAGAATTTTATACCTTTATCTTGCCTCAAGAATTGGAGGGAATGACAAATTTGAGACTATCTCGCCTTTTGTTGAAGATCCTTACCCATATGTTTCATGCCAGGCCATAAGATTTCTTTCCCAGCTTGGGGATAGCAGGTCTGCCCCTGTTTTTGAAAAAATTCTGAGAACCCACTCAAATATTTATGTGCAGTTAACTGCCATGGAAGCCCTCAAATCATGGAAAAACAGAAAAAATCAGTAG
- the uraA gene encoding uracil permease, producing the protein MARKIIQVDQRLGLVEGFPLSLQHLFAMFGASVLVPSLFNIDPAIVLLMNGIGTLIYLFLCKGKAPAFLGSSFAFLSPVFVVLGADKAAWHANYSFALGGFVAAGCVFIAVAVIIGMFGSKWIKVVLPPATMGPIVALIGLELAGVAAGMAGILPAQDGTINMQSVTISMITLGVAVFGSVLFRGFFAVIPVLIAIIVGYVASYFMGIVNFDPVTNAKIIALPQFYFPKFDLNTILIILPASLVVISEHIGHLIVTGKIIEKDLTVDPGLHRSLMGDGVSTVLSGFMGSVPTTTYGENIGVMAITKVYSVWAIGGAAVISIVLAFVGKLSGVIQSIPVPVMGGICLLLFGVIAASGIRMLVEEKVDYSKASNLVLSSVVFIVGISGAFIKIGHVQLKGMALATVVGMALSIIFYLLEVFKLTNDN; encoded by the coding sequence ATGGCAAGAAAAATCATTCAGGTGGATCAAAGGCTGGGCCTTGTGGAGGGTTTCCCCTTAAGCCTCCAGCATCTTTTTGCTATGTTCGGCGCGTCCGTGCTTGTTCCTTCACTTTTCAACATAGACCCCGCAATAGTGCTTCTGATGAACGGAATAGGTACTTTGATATACCTATTTCTGTGCAAAGGCAAGGCGCCGGCTTTTTTAGGTTCCAGTTTCGCTTTTCTGTCTCCTGTTTTTGTGGTTCTTGGAGCTGACAAGGCTGCGTGGCATGCTAATTATTCCTTTGCGCTCGGTGGTTTTGTAGCTGCGGGATGTGTTTTCATAGCCGTTGCTGTCATAATTGGAATGTTTGGAAGTAAATGGATCAAGGTTGTTCTTCCTCCTGCCACAATGGGCCCTATTGTTGCGCTCATAGGTCTTGAGCTTGCAGGAGTTGCGGCCGGAATGGCAGGGATTCTTCCGGCACAGGACGGAACCATAAACATGCAGTCCGTCACCATATCCATGATAACTCTTGGGGTGGCTGTTTTCGGATCGGTTCTTTTCAGGGGCTTTTTTGCGGTTATTCCGGTACTTATAGCAATTATAGTCGGTTATGTGGCATCATATTTCATGGGTATTGTGAATTTTGACCCTGTTACAAATGCGAAGATCATTGCCCTTCCGCAATTTTATTTTCCAAAATTTGATCTGAATACAATACTTATAATTCTTCCGGCTTCCCTTGTTGTTATTTCTGAACATATCGGCCACCTTATTGTAACCGGCAAGATAATTGAGAAAGATCTCACCGTTGACCCCGGCCTTCACAGATCGCTCATGGGTGACGGAGTTTCAACCGTTCTTTCAGGTTTCATGGGCTCTGTCCCAACAACCACGTACGGTGAAAATATCGGCGTAATGGCCATAACCAAGGTTTACAGCGTATGGGCGATCGGCGGAGCCGCTGTTATTTCAATTGTTCTGGCCTTTGTAGGCAAGCTTTCAGGAGTAATCCAGTCCATCCCTGTTCCTGTAATGGGGGGGATTTGCCTTCTTCTTTTTGGCGTAATCGCAGCATCAGGCATAAGAATGCTTGTTGAGGAAAAAGTCGACTACAGCAAGGCATCAAATCTTGTGCTTTCTTCCGTTGTTTTCATTGTGGGAATAAGCGGAGCGTTTATAAAAATAGGTCATGTCCAGCTTAAAGGCATGGCACTTGCCACTGTTGTGGGTATGGCCCTCTCAATAATTTTCTATCTTCTTGAAGTCTTTAAGCTGACCAACGATAATTAA
- a CDS encoding PFL family protein codes for MFTEQDILYSYEMLNNEHLDVRAVTLGINLFDCAGDSLEKVKANIYAKITGLAKNLVPICDSIGEKYGIKIVNKRISVSPISSIGAPFDKDGMIEIAKTLDRAAKDSGVDFVGGFTALVEKGISRGDLALIEAIPEALTVTDRVCSSVNVASTRAGINMDAVLLMSKAIKKAAALTADKDGLACAKLCIFANIPQDIPFMAGAYLGIGEADAVINVGVSGPGVVKKAIDRGIKDNPDLNLGEIAEIIKRTACRVTRVGEVIGREVAREIGIPFGVVDLSLAPTPTVGDSVGEIFQSLGLFSIGAPGSTAALAMLNDAVKKGGSFASSHVGGLSGAFIPVSEDLNIAEAARSGILTIEKLEAMTSVCSVGLDMVAIPGDTSVETLAGIIADEMAIGMINKKTTAVRIIPVPGKKAGENAHFGGLLGFATIMPVKETGQANTFVLRGGRIPAPVQSLVN; via the coding sequence ATGTTTACTGAACAGGATATTTTATACAGCTATGAAATGCTCAACAACGAGCATCTTGACGTAAGGGCGGTCACGCTCGGCATAAATCTTTTTGACTGTGCAGGCGACAGCCTTGAAAAAGTCAAGGCCAATATCTATGCAAAGATAACAGGCCTTGCAAAGAATCTTGTGCCGATTTGTGACAGTATTGGTGAAAAATACGGCATCAAGATAGTCAACAAAAGAATTTCAGTAAGCCCGATTTCCTCCATAGGTGCGCCATTTGACAAGGATGGAATGATTGAGATTGCAAAAACCCTGGACAGGGCCGCCAAGGATTCAGGAGTTGATTTTGTCGGTGGATTCACAGCTCTTGTGGAAAAAGGAATCTCCAGGGGCGACCTTGCTCTCATAGAAGCAATTCCTGAAGCTCTCACAGTTACGGATCGGGTCTGCTCTTCAGTAAATGTTGCTTCAACCAGGGCAGGCATCAATATGGACGCTGTTCTTTTGATGAGCAAGGCCATAAAAAAAGCAGCGGCCCTGACAGCAGACAAAGATGGTCTTGCCTGCGCAAAGCTCTGTATTTTTGCGAACATTCCCCAGGATATTCCTTTCATGGCCGGAGCCTATCTTGGAATTGGCGAGGCCGATGCCGTAATTAATGTTGGAGTAAGCGGACCCGGTGTTGTTAAAAAGGCAATAGACCGTGGGATAAAGGATAATCCTGATCTTAATCTCGGCGAGATTGCGGAAATAATAAAAAGAACAGCATGCCGCGTAACAAGGGTGGGCGAAGTTATAGGGCGTGAAGTCGCCAGGGAAATAGGCATCCCGTTCGGCGTTGTAGACCTTTCCCTTGCTCCTACTCCCACAGTCGGAGACAGCGTTGGGGAAATTTTTCAGAGTCTTGGGCTTTTTTCAATAGGCGCTCCGGGATCAACTGCGGCTCTTGCAATGCTTAACGATGCGGTAAAAAAAGGCGGATCATTCGCAAGTTCCCATGTCGGAGGTCTCAGCGGCGCTTTTATCCCTGTAAGTGAGGATCTTAATATTGCCGAAGCCGCAAGATCAGGCATTTTAACAATAGAAAAATTAGAGGCAATGACCTCAGTTTGTTCAGTTGGGCTCGACATGGTGGCAATTCCTGGTGACACATCTGTAGAAACACTTGCCGGCATAATTGCTGATGAAATGGCAATAGGAATGATCAATAAAAAGACCACGGCAGTAAGAATTATTCCTGTCCCAGGCAAAAAGGCCGGTGAAAATGCCCATTTCGGAGGGCTTCTCGGTTTTGCCACAATAATGCCTGTTAAGGAAACAGGGCAGGCCAACACCTTTGTATTAAGGGGGGGCAGAATTCCTGCGCCTGTACAGAGTCTTGTGAATTAA
- a CDS encoding YceK/YidQ family lipoprotein — MKFKIIGYIVFLSLISFFQSCATYKTVVPSQQRFIIEQVENLEGEKCVSIPRIYSGVGYSFCIMTNKLRLKSDHSDVASLPFDLVADTAVLPYTICRQIFDGNLVLKKVKPKPSDDLIDDSTGN; from the coding sequence ATGAAATTTAAGATTATTGGATATATTGTTTTTCTTTCACTTATTTCGTTTTTTCAGTCATGCGCGACTTATAAAACTGTTGTTCCGTCCCAACAGAGATTTATAATCGAACAGGTTGAAAACCTCGAAGGCGAGAAATGCGTTTCAATACCAAGAATTTACAGTGGAGTTGGCTATAGTTTCTGCATAATGACTAACAAGCTCAGACTGAAATCCGATCACTCAGATGTTGCGAGTCTGCCTTTTGATCTTGTTGCAGACACAGCTGTGCTGCCGTACACAATATGCCGGCAGATTTTTGATGGTAATCTTGTTTTAAAAAAAGTAAAACCAAAGCCATCAGACGATTTGATTGATGATTCTACGGGCAACTAA
- a CDS encoding gamma carbonic anhydrase family protein, producing the protein MPVFGTDIILNNPAFIHETAHIYGKVRLEEGSSIWANAVVRAENHEVVIGEKSNIQDFVMIHIGWNTGVYIGKYTSITHHCTIHGCTIGDNCLIGINSTIMDGCVIGDNCIIGGNSFLKEGTIIPDNSIVTGSPGKVIKTRNNFEANMMNALVYHKNAIAYASGDYRLWSRPDFASLIAEELEKLKK; encoded by the coding sequence ATGCCGGTTTTCGGAACTGATATAATATTGAACAATCCGGCTTTTATCCATGAAACAGCTCATATTTATGGAAAAGTCAGGCTTGAGGAAGGTTCGTCAATATGGGCAAATGCGGTGGTCAGGGCTGAAAATCATGAAGTGGTCATTGGAGAGAAATCCAATATTCAGGATTTTGTCATGATCCACATTGGATGGAATACAGGTGTATATATCGGAAAATACACTTCAATAACCCATCACTGCACAATTCACGGCTGCACAATCGGGGATAATTGTCTGATAGGCATAAATTCAACAATCATGGATGGCTGCGTGATCGGTGATAACTGCATAATAGGCGGGAATTCCTTTTTAAAAGAAGGAACCATAATCCCGGACAATTCAATAGTCACAGGCTCTCCTGGCAAGGTCATAAAGACAAGGAATAATTTTGAAGCAAATATGATGAATGCGCTAGTTTATCATAAAAATGCAATTGCCTATGCATCTGGGGATTACAGGCTCTGGAGCAGACCTGATTTTGCTTCTCTGATTGCAGAAGAGCTTGAGAAACTGAAAAAGTGA
- a CDS encoding ABC-F family ATP-binding cassette domain-containing protein, giving the protein MAQLITYRNISKTYGSHDLFTGIDLTINDDDKIGLIGVNGTGKSTLLRIMAGVEEPDSGEKFARKGLKTVYLAQEDVVDPEKSIIDNLFSCLTKDELADSARVGRVFKIAGQAGFEDPDKKAGILSGGGIKRLAVSMALAQEPDLLFLDEPTNHLDIDGILWLEDLLKNARFSFVLVTHDRRFLDNTVTSVAEIGKYYPDGYFQANGGYSLFSDQRTAFLDSQLKRESALAGKMRREADWLSRMPKARTTKAAYRVDEAHRLRAELSKIRTLNRQNKSVDISFTSTDRKTRKLMEVKEISRSIAGRTIFEDITFNLMAGMRLGIAGGNGSGKTTFMQILAGEAMPDTGSVRTAEGLSVVYFDQRRESVDESLTLRKALSPDSDSVIYRSKPVHIVTWATRFLFRPDQLDQPVSRLSGGEKARILIARFMQRPADVLLLDEPGNDLDIQSIEILEESLQDFPGAVVLVSHDRQLMDNVTEIIIALDGNGGATAYADYGQWEEDRKKAEIKPVKEKTEQAKKPQREKTSSKKISYKDKLELEKIPSMIETAENLVRDLESRLQLPEVSSDQAKLADICSELKHAHDDVDRLYARWSELEDIEGA; this is encoded by the coding sequence ATGGCACAGTTAATAACATATAGAAATATTTCAAAAACATATGGTTCCCATGATCTTTTTACAGGGATTGATCTTACAATAAACGACGATGACAAGATTGGGCTCATCGGCGTAAACGGGACAGGGAAATCAACTCTTCTGAGAATTATGGCAGGAGTGGAAGAACCTGATTCAGGCGAAAAATTTGCCAGAAAAGGCCTGAAGACAGTTTATCTTGCCCAGGAAGATGTTGTCGATCCTGAAAAATCCATAATTGACAATCTTTTTTCATGTCTCACCAAGGACGAGCTCGCTGATTCTGCACGCGTTGGCAGGGTATTTAAAATAGCAGGTCAGGCAGGATTTGAAGATCCTGACAAAAAGGCTGGAATCCTCTCGGGCGGCGGGATCAAAAGGCTTGCTGTTTCCATGGCCCTTGCCCAGGAACCGGATCTTCTTTTCCTTGACGAACCTACAAACCATCTTGATATAGACGGCATTCTCTGGCTCGAGGATCTTTTAAAAAACGCAAGATTTTCTTTTGTTCTTGTTACCCATGACCGAAGATTCCTTGATAATACAGTCACTTCCGTAGCTGAAATAGGCAAATACTATCCTGATGGATATTTCCAGGCAAATGGCGGATATTCGCTTTTTTCTGACCAGAGAACGGCTTTTCTTGATTCCCAGCTTAAAAGGGAGTCAGCCCTTGCAGGAAAGATGCGAAGAGAGGCTGACTGGCTTTCAAGAATGCCCAAGGCCCGAACCACAAAAGCCGCATACAGAGTGGATGAAGCCCACAGACTCAGGGCAGAGCTTTCAAAAATAAGAACCCTGAACCGCCAGAACAAGAGCGTTGACATCAGTTTTACAAGTACTGACAGAAAAACCCGCAAGCTTATGGAAGTGAAGGAAATCAGCAGATCGATTGCAGGCAGAACGATTTTTGAAGACATCACTTTTAATCTAATGGCCGGTATGAGGCTTGGGATCGCAGGTGGGAACGGATCAGGTAAAACCACTTTTATGCAGATCCTTGCAGGCGAAGCCATGCCCGACACCGGCAGTGTCAGAACTGCGGAAGGTCTGTCTGTTGTTTATTTTGACCAGAGACGCGAATCGGTTGATGAAAGTCTTACACTAAGAAAAGCTTTGAGCCCGGACAGCGACTCTGTAATTTACCGGAGCAAGCCTGTTCATATTGTCACCTGGGCAACAAGATTTCTTTTCAGACCGGATCAGCTTGATCAGCCTGTGAGCAGGCTTTCAGGCGGTGAAAAGGCGAGAATCCTCATCGCAAGATTTATGCAAAGACCTGCCGATGTTCTTCTTCTTGACGAACCTGGCAATGATCTTGACATTCAGTCCATTGAAATTCTTGAAGAAAGTCTTCAGGATTTTCCAGGAGCGGTTGTTCTTGTTAGCCATGACAGACAGCTGATGGATAATGTTACTGAAATAATAATAGCCCTTGATGGTAACGGCGGAGCCACTGCCTATGCTGATTATGGCCAGTGGGAAGAGGACAGGAAGAAAGCTGAAATAAAGCCTGTTAAGGAAAAAACTGAACAGGCTAAAAAGCCACAGAGGGAAAAGACCTCGTCAAAAAAGATTTCATACAAGGACAAACTCGAACTTGAGAAAATACCTTCTATGATCGAGACTGCTGAAAATCTTGTTCGAGACCTTGAATCAAGGCTCCAGCTTCCTGAAGTTTCTTCGGATCAGGCAAAACTTGCTGATATTTGCAGCGAGCTTAAACATGCCCATGATGATGTCGACAGGCTTTATGCAAGATGGTCTGAGCTTGAGGATATAGAGGGCGCTTAG
- a CDS encoding glycine cleavage system protein R — protein sequence MKKQIVTVIGADSPGILAAVSGIISDAGGNIEDISQTILQDEFAGIFIITMPEGYNMAEFEKRFQSALSPKGLQFYIKSIEHSLATSDQPKSQPFVITTTGPDRTGLVAGITSIIAASGVNITNFRAVFRGGENPLDNIMFYEVDVPESISHVKFAEELRAYARRLSLEINIQHRYIFEAINKI from the coding sequence ATGAAAAAGCAAATTGTAACTGTAATAGGTGCTGACAGCCCTGGAATACTTGCCGCTGTTTCAGGCATTATTTCTGATGCAGGCGGTAATATCGAGGATATCAGCCAGACAATTCTCCAGGATGAATTTGCGGGCATTTTTATTATTACGATGCCCGAAGGCTACAACATGGCTGAATTTGAAAAAAGATTTCAGAGTGCCTTGTCACCCAAGGGGCTTCAATTCTATATAAAATCCATTGAACACTCTTTGGCAACTTCTGATCAGCCGAAAAGCCAGCCCTTTGTAATAACAACCACAGGGCCGGACAGAACTGGCCTGGTTGCAGGGATAACATCTATAATAGCAGCCAGCGGCGTGAACATAACAAATTTCAGGGCCGTTTTCAGGGGCGGAGAAAATCCCCTGGACAATATCATGTTTTACGAAGTCGATGTTCCCGAAAGCATAAGCCATGTAAAATTTGCTGAAGAATTAAGAGCTTATGCCAGACGTCTGAGCCTTGAAATAAATATTCAGCACAGATACATCTTTGAAGCCATAAACAAAATTTAA
- a CDS encoding substrate-binding periplasmic protein, with the protein MRIKIFLLLTSLLMLSSVPVYSKTIKMAIDERNWYPFTYVDNNNIPSGMHVELVKKALSSLGYSTSIDYLPRKRCLFSIDQGAIDAMISISYNQDVAKGMDFPENSEKPGESQWRIMQVDQVVVTMKSDYEFDGKIESLPEPVRIPSGESMTAYISASGKMIDEAKTDEQNFGKMRRDMNGCVITTTMVAEKIATMPEYAGKINIHAIPLASLSYHLAFSKKTGISSEEKKAIWEEIKKWRENYVFMLQLYSQY; encoded by the coding sequence ATGAGAATAAAAATTTTTCTTTTACTGACTTCCCTTTTAATGCTTTCTTCTGTTCCAGTTTATTCAAAAACCATAAAAATGGCCATAGACGAAAGAAACTGGTATCCTTTTACATATGTTGACAACAATAATATCCCGTCCGGAATGCATGTGGAGCTGGTCAAAAAAGCACTCTCCAGCCTTGGATATTCAACATCAATCGACTACCTTCCAAGGAAAAGATGCCTGTTCAGCATAGATCAAGGTGCTATTGATGCCATGATTTCAATCTCATACAATCAGGATGTTGCAAAAGGCATGGATTTTCCGGAAAATTCAGAAAAACCAGGTGAATCCCAATGGAGAATTATGCAGGTTGACCAGGTTGTTGTGACAATGAAGAGTGATTATGAATTTGATGGTAAAATCGAAAGCCTTCCTGAACCTGTGAGAATTCCGTCAGGAGAAAGCATGACAGCATATATTTCAGCTTCCGGCAAAATGATTGACGAGGCTAAAACAGATGAGCAGAATTTCGGCAAGATGCGTAGAGACATGAATGGCTGCGTCATTACCACGACAATGGTTGCTGAAAAAATCGCAACCATGCCTGAGTATGCAGGCAAAATAAATATACACGCCATTCCTCTTGCGTCGCTTTCATACCATCTCGCTTTTTCCAAAAAAACAGGTATCTCTTCCGAAGAAAAAAAGGCCATTTGGGAAGAGATAAAAAAATGGCGTGAAAACTATGTTTTTATGCTTCAGCTTTATTCCCAGTATTAA